The following are encoded together in the bacterium genome:
- a CDS encoding right-handed parallel beta-helix repeat-containing protein has translation MRIKDRFGWSVVLILAMCLVAMADTANRPTFQSHERSVGFTSVVPTALHGQAGPWVAPRNENNPLDLEPVVWVDDSYTGSESGYGVTKFNTIQAGIDAVDENGTVNVYPGSYIEVAVDRTVVGIGGLYQFGLYFGVGKDNITLQGVDAGGAPITSYGSVEASVGLNATNNFGPSGMWVEADGITVTGLELWQTGDAGYNKSVEVVGDDFTFNFNIISDGMSLYFGDFRYDSMNNISWIQSYHIEGNLFDYGTSVDLTNGAGYTGSVSGRQIINNVFDMDWPGNNWAAISFNGSGSGVPWFIYSTGAAVIEDNTFTNGETIYVRHRGDFLDYDDFDWVSYWNENTFDKKVIFGTNPPADQGSYSYTSGSYTFNNVKEIGVSIQREIDWATAGHTVLAGAGTYLEDVAVNKLVTVRGAGIDVSTILGLKTGPNSATVRVSTPGAAVEGFTITRDGNNVTDWATNVKTAGLAVQSSGGAIVRNNKFVGNRTGIDINNSNDNQILNNVIDFNRTGMILRNACLNNMIEENAVTNNWAVGILWLNASTETATGTEFFNNNISGNWYADIENRSLTGGVKNFSANWYGTNNPTTSNANGAEPGYAALIPVAYGGLATNPGTGVNIRGVGLADMDYSPWFETGTDTNVETAFGRGTVGFQGDFSLLHAGPNSAISGATNILQEAVNLVSGSTIYLSAGNYVGQVKATGFADLNIIGAGVASTFIKATATTMPDTFNTVPNHNRPILWLEGCASADLSNLTIDGDGFGNNNYRMIGVAFRNSGGSLTNVNVTEIRETPFNGNQHGVAVWVGHNSVGKTVNLTNVIITDFMKNGTSFSGVGTVVNCDNVHIQGHGATGITAQNGFQYAFGAMGSMTDCSVADICYTGASYVGCSALLYDMDFTVTNMSATNAQVGAYFVDAGGTVNGGVFSSNNAVTAVNKYGIFSYNTSVALNAPRVQPAMYMDEVMNGERDRSLDANDVLDINGVSVIGDGSLDGLGVGAYVTSDDLDISLTNSTVENWNYGVDLTVTGTGTISDADVTNNSFTNTVNTFDNTAGHNWDSNCYSDFVSAPYTIPGATPVNLDVNPNPGGCSADVGFAMEDPSVGCAGSDCDATLLYVTLNNAGIPNLSVVFQIPAGFIPLLSPMGSIVTPLTNADPNIVQAYAIPLGGGLVQVDMGFEAPYSSGNGALYIACIPVLNVSAMTGLYPVNGVSTLWTDMLGNDYYNALVFGSMNLEVDCTAPAVAAFTNLATCAFGDAAQLVNQFSVSLTDAGSTLDSAWITFTPGGGSFALFGANQTSPYNATFPSALDAGTFYGLLQEGCNTLTLHLTDTECNTAATFALANVGVDITDPSLSVVTTVPANYCFNNNPATVNYAGAYLDDYINITSSLGANGCMAATGSLIISYAGLPDFVVALNQTDYPSNDAEALALWDWMNDLPAILNANGGNFTFDVKAEDCAGNMTGTLQFSICIDTQNPDNAVTAFDARPAHLGVWLNWEWTAGADAQEMRIYRSPLSGQYPGYPGDLWNSLGNYDVTTVPPSGWTLVATQTSFVPGPVASASYTGPNNRGDILTTHVSGGDTYWLDAQLGWVEGTGNAPAFRDIYRYVTFVKDAGGNWSVGEPVVMLTNADRSTNYWLGDFSTADAAGLFGSRGYVDTEDLGLLSPVYFTNTGGYRNIGPVVVENGNIGKGIPNPEGSGAINFQDLVPFSFNFGVVSPVGIIATEFVVQPDISQYRPFGSLDAAPEVALATSEDVTFDMGTEFSVTVALSGNEGRVVKAVEAILEYDDSRLEYVGSTIVTDMPTEGTLFSKTALVNNEAGKVGFVAAACGGLATLDDNAVLGTVTFRVTREIESPCEIALTSVQMLDNTGEVRETEGRGVSVMSGSAIPDNYALYQNYPNPFNPTTNIQFDLKESGHVTVLVYNTLGQVVATLVDNTMEGRSPSDDVRRGGAVLGSVYLYDRGEWLHRLEEDGSDSLITTQGIVCYQPPPSRLWRRGSFLLLEVAFAQHRRPSRDAGGGRNAQLRCRD, from the coding sequence ATGAGAATCAAAGATCGTTTTGGCTGGTCTGTTGTGCTGATCCTGGCGATGTGCCTGGTGGCAATGGCGGACACGGCGAACAGGCCGACTTTCCAGAGTCACGAGCGCTCGGTAGGTTTCACAAGTGTGGTGCCGACTGCGCTGCATGGACAGGCGGGGCCATGGGTGGCGCCGCGCAACGAGAACAATCCGCTTGACCTCGAACCGGTCGTGTGGGTGGATGACAGCTATACCGGCAGTGAATCCGGTTACGGCGTGACGAAGTTCAACACGATTCAAGCCGGTATTGACGCCGTGGACGAAAACGGCACGGTGAACGTCTATCCGGGCAGTTACATTGAAGTGGCTGTGGACCGCACGGTGGTCGGCATCGGCGGCTTGTATCAATTTGGTCTGTATTTCGGAGTCGGCAAAGACAACATTACCCTGCAAGGCGTGGATGCCGGCGGAGCGCCGATCACGTCCTACGGCAGCGTGGAGGCCAGTGTCGGCCTGAACGCGACCAATAACTTCGGCCCGAGTGGTATGTGGGTTGAAGCTGACGGGATCACCGTGACCGGCCTTGAGTTGTGGCAGACCGGCGATGCCGGCTACAACAAGTCCGTGGAAGTTGTCGGTGATGACTTCACGTTTAACTTCAACATCATTTCGGACGGTATGTCGCTCTATTTCGGCGACTTCCGTTACGACAGTATGAACAACATTTCGTGGATCCAGAGCTACCACATCGAAGGCAACCTCTTTGACTACGGTACAAGCGTTGACCTGACAAACGGTGCCGGTTACACCGGATCGGTCAGCGGTCGCCAGATTATCAACAACGTCTTTGACATGGACTGGCCCGGTAATAATTGGGCGGCCATCAGCTTTAATGGGTCGGGCAGCGGCGTGCCGTGGTTTATCTATTCGACGGGCGCTGCTGTGATCGAGGACAACACGTTCACGAACGGAGAGACTATCTACGTTCGTCATCGCGGCGATTTCCTAGACTACGACGATTTCGATTGGGTCTCATATTGGAACGAGAACACTTTTGACAAGAAAGTGATATTCGGTACGAATCCTCCGGCGGATCAAGGAAGCTATAGCTACACGTCCGGTTCATACACGTTCAATAACGTTAAGGAAATCGGCGTGAGCATTCAGCGTGAGATTGACTGGGCGACGGCGGGTCATACGGTGCTGGCTGGCGCGGGAACGTACCTCGAAGACGTGGCGGTCAACAAACTCGTGACCGTTCGCGGCGCGGGCATTGACGTATCCACGATCCTGGGCTTGAAGACAGGCCCCAATTCGGCGACGGTGCGCGTGTCCACTCCCGGTGCAGCCGTGGAAGGCTTCACGATCACACGCGACGGCAATAACGTGACCGACTGGGCGACCAACGTCAAGACGGCCGGTCTCGCGGTTCAAAGCTCGGGCGGCGCGATCGTACGGAACAACAAGTTCGTCGGCAATCGCACGGGCATTGACATCAACAACTCGAACGACAACCAGATTCTCAATAACGTCATTGACTTCAACCGCACGGGCATGATCCTCCGGAATGCGTGCTTGAATAACATGATCGAAGAGAACGCCGTCACGAACAACTGGGCGGTCGGCATCTTGTGGCTGAATGCCAGCACGGAGACTGCAACCGGAACTGAGTTCTTCAACAACAATATCTCGGGCAACTGGTACGCCGACATAGAGAACCGCAGCTTGACGGGCGGCGTTAAGAACTTCTCAGCGAACTGGTACGGCACGAACAATCCGACGACCAGCAACGCTAACGGCGCGGAACCGGGATACGCGGCGCTGATTCCCGTGGCCTACGGTGGTTTGGCCACGAACCCGGGCACGGGCGTGAATATCCGCGGCGTTGGCCTGGCGGATATGGACTATTCGCCGTGGTTTGAGACCGGCACCGATACAAATGTCGAAACGGCATTCGGTCGCGGAACGGTCGGTTTCCAAGGTGATTTCTCACTTTTGCACGCCGGTCCGAATAGCGCGATCAGCGGTGCGACGAACATCCTGCAGGAAGCCGTGAATCTCGTTTCGGGCAGCACGATCTACCTGTCGGCGGGTAATTATGTCGGCCAAGTTAAGGCGACCGGATTTGCCGATCTGAATATCATCGGTGCCGGCGTGGCGAGCACGTTCATCAAGGCGACGGCGACGACGATGCCGGACACCTTTAACACCGTGCCGAATCACAATCGCCCGATTCTCTGGTTGGAAGGCTGCGCCTCGGCTGACCTCTCGAACCTGACGATTGACGGCGACGGATTCGGCAACAACAACTATCGCATGATCGGCGTGGCGTTCCGCAACTCCGGCGGCTCACTGACCAATGTGAATGTCACCGAAATCCGTGAAACGCCGTTCAACGGCAATCAGCACGGCGTCGCCGTGTGGGTCGGTCACAACTCAGTTGGCAAGACCGTCAACCTGACCAACGTGATCATCACCGACTTCATGAAGAACGGAACGTCGTTCTCGGGCGTCGGCACGGTGGTTAATTGTGATAACGTGCATATCCAAGGGCACGGCGCCACCGGAATTACCGCGCAGAACGGCTTCCAATATGCGTTTGGCGCCATGGGCTCGATGACCGATTGCTCAGTAGCAGATATCTGCTACACGGGTGCAAGCTATGTCGGTTGCAGCGCGCTGCTATACGACATGGATTTCACCGTGACGAACATGAGCGCCACGAACGCTCAGGTCGGCGCGTACTTCGTAGATGCGGGCGGCACGGTTAATGGCGGCGTTTTTTCGTCGAACAATGCCGTGACGGCAGTCAATAAGTATGGCATCTTCTCCTACAACACAAGCGTCGCGCTGAATGCCCCGCGCGTGCAGCCTGCGATGTACATGGATGAAGTGATGAACGGCGAGCGCGACCGCAGCCTTGACGCCAACGACGTGCTCGACATCAACGGCGTGTCGGTGATCGGCGACGGTTCGCTTGATGGCCTTGGCGTTGGCGCCTACGTTACCAGCGATGACCTCGACATTTCGCTGACCAACAGCACAGTCGAGAACTGGAACTACGGCGTGGATTTGACCGTCACGGGAACCGGCACGATCAGTGACGCCGACGTGACCAACAACAGCTTCACCAATACGGTGAATACGTTTGACAACACGGCTGGACATAATTGGGACAGCAACTGCTACTCGGACTTCGTTTCGGCTCCGTACACAATCCCGGGCGCGACTCCGGTGAACTTGGATGTCAATCCGAACCCCGGCGGCTGCTCGGCCGATGTGGGCTTCGCGATGGAAGATCCGTCGGTTGGCTGCGCCGGTTCGGACTGCGACGCGACACTGCTTTACGTGACCTTGAACAACGCTGGCATCCCGAACCTGTCAGTCGTGTTCCAGATCCCAGCGGGCTTCATTCCCCTGCTCTCGCCGATGGGCTCGATCGTGACGCCGTTGACGAATGCAGATCCGAATATCGTGCAGGCGTACGCGATTCCGCTGGGCGGCGGCCTGGTGCAGGTGGATATGGGCTTCGAGGCACCGTACAGCAGCGGTAACGGCGCACTGTACATCGCCTGCATTCCGGTCCTGAACGTGAGCGCCATGACGGGTCTCTATCCGGTCAATGGCGTGAGCACGCTGTGGACGGACATGCTGGGCAATGACTACTACAACGCGCTGGTGTTTGGCTCGATGAATCTTGAAGTGGACTGCACGGCTCCTGCGGTGGCGGCTTTCACGAATCTCGCGACGTGCGCATTTGGCGATGCGGCGCAACTGGTGAATCAGTTCAGCGTATCGCTGACTGACGCCGGTTCGACGCTGGACTCGGCGTGGATCACGTTTACACCGGGCGGCGGTTCGTTTGCGCTGTTCGGCGCCAATCAGACTTCGCCGTATAATGCGACGTTCCCGTCGGCGCTGGATGCCGGTACGTTCTACGGATTGCTGCAGGAAGGCTGCAACACGCTGACCCTGCATCTAACGGACACGGAATGCAACACGGCGGCGACGTTTGCCCTCGCAAACGTTGGCGTGGACATCACCGACCCGTCGCTGTCCGTGGTCACGACGGTGCCCGCCAACTACTGTTTCAACAACAATCCGGCGACAGTGAACTACGCCGGAGCCTATCTGGATGATTACATCAACATCACGTCCTCGCTGGGCGCTAACGGGTGCATGGCCGCGACCGGCTCGCTGATTATCAGCTATGCCGGTTTGCCGGACTTCGTGGTGGCCTTGAATCAAACGGACTACCCGAGCAACGACGCGGAGGCGCTCGCTCTGTGGGATTGGATGAATGATTTGCCGGCGATCCTGAATGCCAACGGAGGCAATTTTACGTTTGACGTGAAGGCCGAAGATTGCGCAGGCAACATGACCGGCACGCTGCAATTCAGCATTTGCATTGATACGCAGAATCCGGATAACGCCGTGACCGCTTTCGACGCGCGGCCGGCGCATTTGGGTGTGTGGCTGAATTGGGAGTGGACGGCCGGGGCGGATGCTCAGGAAATGCGCATCTACCGCAGCCCGCTGTCCGGCCAGTATCCGGGCTATCCGGGTGACTTGTGGAACTCGCTGGGCAACTACGACGTAACAACCGTTCCGCCGTCCGGCTGGACGCTGGTCGCGACGCAGACCTCGTTCGTTCCCGGACCGGTCGCTTCGGCATCCTATACGGGACCGAACAACCGTGGCGATATCCTGACGACCCACGTCAGCGGCGGCGACACGTATTGGCTCGATGCGCAGCTGGGTTGGGTGGAAGGTACGGGCAATGCACCGGCGTTCCGCGACATCTACCGCTATGTGACGTTTGTCAAGGATGCCGGTGGCAACTGGTCGGTTGGCGAACCGGTCGTTATGCTGACCAACGCCGACCGTTCCACCAACTACTGGCTGGGTGACTTCAGCACGGCGGATGCCGCTGGTTTGTTCGGTTCGCGCGGCTACGTTGACACGGAAGACCTTGGCCTGCTGTCGCCGGTTTACTTCACCAATACGGGCGGCTATCGCAACATCGGCCCCGTCGTGGTGGAAAATGGGAATATCGGCAAGGGCATTCCGAATCCGGAAGGCTCGGGCGCGATCAACTTCCAAGATCTCGTGCCGTTCAGCTTTAACTTCGGCGTGGTTTCCCCGGTGGGCATTATCGCCACTGAGTTTGTTGTTCAGCCTGATATCTCGCAGTACCGTCCGTTCGGATCGCTTGACGCGGCGCCGGAAGTGGCACTGGCGACGAGTGAAGACGTGACATTTGATATGGGCACGGAATTCAGCGTTACGGTGGCGCTGTCCGGCAACGAAGGCCGTGTCGTCAAGGCCGTGGAGGCCATTCTTGAATACGACGACTCGCGCCTTGAATATGTCGGTTCGACGATCGTTACGGACATGCCGACTGAAGGCACACTGTTCTCGAAGACGGCGCTCGTGAACAACGAAGCGGGCAAGGTTGGTTTCGTGGCAGCGGCCTGCGGTGGCTTGGCTACACTGGATGACAATGCGGTGCTGGGAACCGTGACGTTCCGCGTAACGCGCGAAATCGAATCCCCGTGCGAAATTGCCCTGACTTCAGTTCAGATGCTCGACAATACGGGCGAGGTTCGTGAAACTGAAGGCCGCGGCGTATCGGTCATGAGCGGAAGCGCGATTCCTGACAATTACGCGTTGTACCAGAACTACCCGAATCCGTTTAACCCGACGACGAACATCCAGTTCGACCTGAAGGAATCCGGACATGTCACGGTTCTTGTGTATAACACGCTGGGCCAAGTCGTCGCGACTCTCGTTGACAACACGATGGAGGGCCGGTCGCCATCAGATGACGTTCGACGCGGCGGCGCTGTCCTCGGGTCTGTATATCTATACGATCGAGGTGAATGGCTTCACCGACTTGAAGAAGATGGTTCTGATTCGTTAATTACGACTCAGGGCATCGTTTGCTATCAGCCCCCGCCGTCACGCCTGTGGCGGCGGGGGTCATTCCTCTTACTGGAGGTTGCTTTTGCGCAACATCGTCGGCCTTCTCGGGACGCTGGTGGTGGCAGGAACGCTCAATTGCGCTGCCGCGATTGA
- a CDS encoding helix-turn-helix domain-containing protein produces the protein MHEQHKPSEAGNLLNIQEAADYLRVSKSTLRRWCNAGILEHIRINGRGDRRFRRVHLDAVTAPCRTGRPRKKFHSAGSSTGDAPMRRKND, from the coding sequence ATGCACGAGCAGCACAAGCCAAGCGAGGCTGGAAACCTCCTAAATATCCAAGAAGCCGCCGACTATCTTCGAGTCTCGAAGTCAACATTGCGCCGATGGTGCAACGCGGGGATTTTAGAACACATTCGCATTAACGGCCGCGGCGATCGGCGATTCAGGCGTGTTCATCTGGATGCAGTGACCGCACCATGTCGGACGGGACGCCCACGGAAGAAGTTCCATTCGGCAGGGAGTAGCACTGGTGATGCGCCAATGCGTCGGAAAAACGATTAA
- a CDS encoding efflux RND transporter periplasmic adaptor subunit yields the protein MRFRLLLCLHFLAVMAAVGCSGGNTAPQRKPPQAFPVEVETVTTRKADLVVHAVGSVVAFEILPVTTRVSGTVQAVRFREGEAVRAGEPLVDIELERYELALRSAEAAYEKAKATLREIETGLRRRVDIQGNNPGFVSPEELDSWQTRAQSARADSAQAAAALDLAKLNFRDAHVPAPTAGTIQSRVARTGQYMQIGATVATMVRRDPLLLRFSVPVQDATKLTRGLSVSFAVAGASDSLRATIMAVSESADPQTRMVEVTAEVTVESAAELQPGVFAEVTVLLGESNDLPVIPQVSIRPSERGFLGFVVEDTVAHERVLKLGLQTFDGRVEVQEGLRAGEQLVVRGAEALSQGARVRIVSAAKPAPGDSGSASR from the coding sequence ATGCGTTTCCGTTTACTTCTCTGTTTACACTTTCTGGCTGTCATGGCAGCGGTAGGCTGCTCGGGCGGGAACACCGCTCCGCAGCGCAAACCTCCACAGGCGTTTCCGGTTGAAGTGGAAACAGTGACCACGCGCAAGGCGGATCTTGTCGTGCATGCCGTGGGATCGGTTGTCGCATTTGAAATCCTGCCTGTGACAACGCGTGTTTCAGGAACGGTACAAGCGGTGCGGTTTCGCGAAGGAGAAGCTGTGCGTGCCGGAGAACCGTTAGTTGACATCGAGCTCGAACGCTACGAACTGGCCTTGCGGTCAGCGGAAGCCGCGTACGAAAAAGCGAAAGCAACGTTGCGCGAAATCGAAACCGGATTGCGGCGGCGCGTGGATATTCAGGGTAACAATCCAGGATTTGTGAGTCCCGAAGAGCTCGACAGTTGGCAGACACGAGCGCAAAGCGCGAGGGCGGATTCCGCCCAAGCGGCCGCCGCGCTTGATTTAGCAAAGCTGAATTTCCGCGACGCACACGTTCCGGCGCCGACGGCCGGCACAATACAATCGCGGGTCGCACGGACGGGACAGTACATGCAAATCGGTGCGACGGTCGCGACGATGGTGCGCCGTGATCCATTGCTGCTCAGGTTCTCCGTTCCGGTGCAAGACGCCACGAAGCTGACTCGCGGTCTGAGCGTGTCGTTTGCGGTGGCTGGCGCATCAGATTCACTGCGCGCGACGATCATGGCCGTGTCAGAATCGGCCGATCCACAAACGCGCATGGTCGAAGTGACGGCCGAAGTGACCGTCGAATCGGCGGCCGAGTTACAACCGGGAGTGTTCGCGGAAGTAACTGTTCTATTGGGAGAGTCGAATGACCTGCCGGTGATTCCGCAGGTGAGCATTCGACCGAGCGAACGCGGGTTCTTGGGATTTGTTGTCGAAGACACAGTGGCACACGAGCGCGTCCTAAAACTCGGTTTGCAGACATTTGACGGGCGAGTTGAAGTACAAGAGGGATTGCGCGCCGGCGAGCAGCTCGTGGTGCGCGGCGCGGAAGCGCTTAGTCAAGGCGCGCGCGTGCGCATTGTCAGTGCCGCGAAGCCCGCGCCCGGCGACAGCGGGAGCGCAAGCCGATGA
- a CDS encoding efflux RND transporter permease subunit has protein sequence MNITEVCVRKPVFAWMLMAGTVLFGLIALTRIGISQFPDVDFPTITVNATWEGAAPEVMEHDVVEIIEEAVAQVEGVRGITSSARQGSANVTVEMDLSRDVDLALQDVQTKVAQAARRLPVDIDPPTVSKSNPEDNPIMWIGLSGPYPKQVLSDIARYQIRDKLQTIPGVGEITLGGWLDRNIRIWVDAAKLDAYGLTVSDLVNALRREHVELPAGRLENSGREVSVRIMGEAIDLETFKNIVVRDTPQAEVHLSDVAVVEDGFEDVRRITRVNGSPAMGMGIRKQRGSNAVAVAAAVKAAMADISKTLPEGMELGINFDSTVFIEESVHEIELELVLSILLTALVCWLFLGSFSNAINVILAIPMSLLGTIAVIYFLGFTLNTFTLLGLALAVGIVVDDAIMVLENIVRHAEMGKDRVTAALEGTKEITFPAFAATLAVVAIFVPVVFMDGVVGRFFLQFGVTLCVAILLSYVEAVTLAPARCAQILDISRENRSRIGAWADRVFGMSERTYARWLGKALKRPGLILSSALVIFLGSMIVLKLLPSEFVPSQDQSRLMIRVQTAVSSSVTETDNLFRQVEAKIETYPEITRSFVLVGGFGGGGQSGGILFVTLLPPGERGKSQAEIAAVLRKDLNGIPGVRAVVQDLSQSGFTAQRGFPVEFSLLGPDWKSLESLSGDVTKKLSESGLVVDVDTDYRIGVPELRVEPDRARCADLGISVEDVATAINSLVGGERVGKYSAGGRRIDVRMRLMAEQRRSMQDISRLRVRSRNGELVPLSSLTKFEELPALQAITRKDRERAITVFANVAPGHSQQEAIQYVEALSNDLPTGYRTSLSGSSVAFKESFAGLLFALAMGILVAYMVLASQFNSFSHPITILTILPLSVVGAAAALLITGKTLNIFSMIGLLLLMGIVKKNSIILVDYANQRRGDGASAAEAMKQAGPIRLRPILMTSIATMMAAVPPALGLGAGTEIRTPMAIAVIGGVLVSTALSLYVVPSFYVKLEGWLSAVRRSIGRAEKEPGPVAGDAAERL, from the coding sequence ATGAACATCACTGAAGTCTGCGTTCGCAAGCCGGTCTTCGCATGGATGCTCATGGCGGGCACTGTGCTGTTTGGCCTGATTGCGTTGACGCGCATTGGCATTAGTCAATTCCCGGACGTGGATTTCCCGACGATTACCGTCAACGCCACATGGGAGGGCGCAGCACCCGAGGTGATGGAGCATGACGTCGTCGAGATTATTGAGGAGGCCGTTGCCCAGGTTGAAGGTGTGCGCGGGATCACGTCGAGTGCGCGGCAAGGCAGCGCCAATGTAACGGTGGAAATGGATCTCTCGCGGGATGTGGATCTGGCTTTGCAGGACGTACAGACGAAAGTCGCGCAGGCCGCACGGCGACTACCCGTAGATATTGATCCTCCGACAGTATCCAAGTCAAATCCCGAAGACAATCCGATCATGTGGATCGGATTGTCCGGACCGTATCCGAAACAGGTGTTGTCGGACATCGCACGCTATCAGATTCGGGACAAGCTGCAAACAATCCCGGGCGTGGGCGAGATCACTCTTGGCGGTTGGCTTGATCGCAATATTCGCATTTGGGTGGATGCAGCGAAGCTTGACGCGTATGGACTGACCGTTTCGGATCTGGTGAACGCCTTGCGCCGAGAACATGTCGAACTTCCGGCCGGACGCCTCGAAAACAGCGGACGCGAAGTCAGCGTTCGCATTATGGGGGAAGCGATTGACCTCGAGACATTCAAGAACATCGTCGTGCGTGATACGCCGCAGGCCGAAGTGCATTTGAGCGATGTGGCCGTGGTGGAAGACGGGTTTGAAGATGTGCGGCGCATTACCCGCGTGAACGGCAGCCCGGCGATGGGCATGGGTATCCGCAAGCAGCGCGGCTCGAACGCCGTGGCTGTGGCGGCGGCGGTCAAGGCTGCCATGGCGGATATCAGCAAGACGTTGCCCGAGGGCATGGAACTGGGCATCAATTTTGACTCGACCGTGTTTATCGAAGAATCGGTACACGAAATCGAGCTTGAACTGGTGCTATCTATCTTGCTGACTGCGTTGGTCTGTTGGCTGTTTCTTGGCTCGTTCTCTAACGCGATCAACGTGATTCTCGCAATCCCAATGTCCTTGTTGGGAACAATTGCGGTCATCTATTTTCTCGGATTCACGCTCAACACATTCACCCTGCTGGGGCTTGCGCTGGCGGTAGGCATTGTGGTTGACGACGCCATCATGGTGCTTGAGAATATTGTGCGGCACGCGGAGATGGGCAAAGACCGCGTGACGGCGGCACTTGAGGGAACGAAAGAGATTACCTTCCCGGCGTTTGCCGCGACGCTGGCCGTGGTCGCGATCTTTGTTCCCGTGGTGTTCATGGATGGCGTTGTGGGACGGTTCTTCCTCCAATTCGGCGTGACATTGTGCGTAGCAATCTTGTTGTCGTACGTTGAAGCCGTGACGTTAGCGCCGGCGCGGTGCGCGCAGATTCTGGATATCTCGCGCGAAAATCGCAGTCGGATCGGCGCATGGGCTGATCGCGTGTTTGGAATGTCAGAACGCACATACGCGCGCTGGCTGGGGAAGGCCCTGAAGCGACCGGGGTTGATTTTGTCGAGCGCGCTGGTCATTTTCCTCGGATCAATGATCGTGCTCAAGCTCCTGCCGAGCGAGTTCGTGCCGTCGCAGGACCAAAGCCGCCTGATGATCCGCGTGCAGACGGCGGTGAGTTCGAGCGTAACGGAAACGGACAATCTCTTTCGACAGGTTGAAGCAAAGATTGAGACTTATCCGGAAATTACGCGTTCATTCGTGCTGGTCGGAGGATTTGGTGGCGGTGGTCAAAGCGGCGGAATTCTGTTCGTAACCTTGTTGCCGCCAGGGGAGCGCGGTAAATCCCAAGCGGAGATCGCTGCGGTACTAAGAAAAGACCTGAACGGCATACCCGGCGTGCGGGCCGTCGTACAAGACTTGTCGCAATCGGGATTCACGGCGCAACGCGGCTTTCCCGTTGAGTTTTCACTGTTAGGGCCGGACTGGAAGTCGCTGGAGTCCTTGAGCGGCGATGTTACCAAGAAGCTGTCCGAGAGCGGACTTGTTGTAGACGTGGACACCGACTATCGTATCGGCGTACCGGAACTTCGCGTCGAGCCGGATCGAGCGCGCTGCGCAGACCTCGGGATTTCCGTCGAGGATGTGGCGACAGCAATCAATTCTCTGGTTGGCGGCGAACGGGTCGGGAAATACAGCGCGGGTGGACGCCGCATTGACGTGCGCATGCGCTTGATGGCCGAGCAGCGCCGAAGCATGCAGGATATCTCGCGCCTGCGGGTGCGGAGCCGCAATGGCGAGCTGGTGCCGCTGTCGTCGTTGACAAAGTTTGAAGAATTGCCCGCGCTGCAAGCGATCACGCGCAAAGACCGCGAGCGGGCGATCACCGTATTTGCCAACGTGGCACCCGGACATTCGCAGCAGGAGGCGATTCAATACGTCGAAGCGCTGTCAAACGATTTGCCAACGGGCTATCGCACGAGTCTCAGCGGCTCAAGTGTGGCCTTTAAAGAGTCGTTTGCCGGACTATTGTTCGCTCTCGCGATGGGCATTCTGGTTGCCTACATGGTATTGGCGTCGCAATTCAATTCGTTTTCTCACCCAATCACGATTCTGACGATCCTTCCGCTCTCTGTAGTCGGCGCGGCGGCGGCATTGCTGATTACGGGCAAGACTTTGAACATCTTCAGCATGATCGGTCTACTCTTGCTGATGGGCATCGTGAAGAAGAACTCGATCATTCTTGTGGATTACGCCAATCAGCGGCGCGGAGACGGAGCGAGCGCGGCCGAAGCGATGAAACAGGCGGGGCCAATACGACTGCGGCCGATTCTAATGACGTCAATTGCTACGATGATGGCGGCAGTGCCGCCTGCACTGGGCTTAGGGGCAGGCACGGAAATACGCACGCCGATGGCGATCGCTGTGATCGGCGGTGTGCTCGTCTCGACGGCTTTGAGCCTGTATGTTGTCCCTTCTTTCTATGTGAAACTGGAAGGGTGGCTGTCTGCGGTGCGGCGATCGATCGGCCGGGCAGAGAAGGAACCCGGGCCTGTTGCGGGAGACGCGGCAGAGCGGCTGTAG